A single window of Aspergillus puulaauensis MK2 DNA, chromosome 5, nearly complete sequence DNA harbors:
- a CDS encoding putative C6 transcription factor QutA (COG:K;~EggNog:ENOG410PMP2;~InterPro:IPR036864,IPR007219,IPR001138;~PFAM:PF00172,PF04082;~go_function: GO:0000981 - DNA-binding transcription factor activity, RNA polymerase II-specific [Evidence IEA];~go_function: GO:0003677 - DNA binding [Evidence IEA];~go_function: GO:0008270 - zinc ion binding [Evidence IEA];~go_process: GO:0006351 - transcription, DNA-templated [Evidence IEA];~go_process: GO:0006355 - regulation of transcription, DNA-templated [Evidence IEA]) codes for MSSDTRQNTGGSAKSKRRLTDAVDDENRQIPAPDDATSNPKRQRVSRACDSCRSKKDKCDGAQPICSTCASLSRPCTYRANPKKRGLPTGYIRTLELLWGLVFTKIQGSEEVVRTLLRAANIPSHLATMGKEAEGSDTLLSSFKNSIVLKEIERLLTFLEQPDEDQERAARGEVDSPADAEGSSVLSTETLEWNLPDSLADAGPSPVRASLTSSTIRPTTARVSRDSGTQTTHISDQFDDLAPNGAPIHTRPGIPPNSIQEYYQQLPTNPWPLLDIYFSYTQCWFPILEKHDILRTAFRHADDQNNSPTPASGDHAALWAVLALASIQQASIFATRQIPDFPEDRLDPSQLYSKARSLIPTENGALEIGHVQALLILSLIKLGQQDWAAAWILVGQAVRNAQILGLNNPPSTAVEDNKAAGRSKHVFLGCFLLETLVAAQTGQAPSLRKSDLTKVGLINEDGLEEWQPWEDQTGLRPVESSRGSFHRGPLHALSTFNRLLSLMCILNDLCCSGQTSTNSLSYTEALERQLQLWVSALPRSYRVDLQTNSSKPASPHIFGLEMMYEAVATTISVQLAVQKNDRNLMTRASDGSKRLISLLQAYMEIFSISATCPTFGMALTLGLPHTDIRKSAPWVFEADSGVKHKVQSFSAHLATVWVHDSHISQARSDSATRQGNSYCRSPAAQNTPGNNLRVTNLIGESRPVNLSTPESYFSPTWMRASTADENAVLSLPTPTSSLSIPPALEASNPTPPHISQQHRSSISGRTNGTPMISDLTTPFPPTAPQYQQTYNDTGLNFNSLVDIEGAGSLRRPRIAPDLDALFDELASLDGTDRMDNQPEFMQNLGFVPEAGIPELYPYTSQRDPFLLAPPQQTLTSPETNTLRREPQITSESLNPR; via the exons ATGAGTAGCGATACGCGCCAAAATACCGGGGGTAGCGCCAAATCCAAACGGCGATTAACCGATGCGGTCGACGACGAGAACAGGCAGATCCCTGCGCCTGACGATGCTACCTCGAATCCTAAACGACAGCGCGTCTCCCGAGCCTGCGACAGCTGCAGGTCGAAAAAGGACAAATGCGACGGAGCCCAACCGATCTGCTCGACTTGCGCTTCCCTCTCGCGACCTTGCACCTACAGGGCCAATCCAAAGAAACGTGGTCTCCCGACCGGTTACATTCGCACACTGGAACTGCTATGGGGGCTTGTGTTCACAAAAATACAAGGTAGCGAGGAGGTCGTTCGGACTCTGCTGAGGGCAGCCAATATTCCCAGTCATTTGGCTACCATGGGAAAGGAGGCAGAAGGCTCCGACACCTTGCTCTCATCGTTCAAAAACAGCATTGTCTTGAAAGAAATCGAGCGCCTCCTGACGTTTCTTGAGCAGCCGGATGAAGATCAAGAAAGAGCTGCGAGAGGAGAGGTAGATTCCCCCGCGGATGCCGAGGGAAGCAGCGTGCTTTCGACGGAGACACTCGAGTGGAATCTTCCCGATTCTCTTGCGGATGCTGGGCCGTCTCCAGTGAGAGCGTCATTGACTTCATCCACGATCAGGCCAACTACAGCTCGTGTCTCCAGAGACTCTGGTACCCAGACGACCCATATAAGCGACCAATTCGATGACCTCGCCCCTAATGGTGCGCCCATCCACACTCGGCCCGGTATCCCTCCGAACTCGATCCAAGAATACTACCAGCAGCTTCCCACTAACCCCTGGCCATTACTGGATATATACTTTTCTTATACCCAATGTTGGTTTCCAATACTGGAAAAACATGACATACTCCGAACAGCTTTCCGCCACGCTGACGACCAAAACAATTCCCCCACACCCGCCTCCGGAGATCATGCGGCGTTGTGGGCGGTTTTAGCTCTTGCATCCATACAGCAAGCATCGATATTTGCCACACGTCAGATTCCAGACTTTCCAGAGGATAGGTTGGATCCTAGTCAGCTATATTCGAAAGCTCGAAGTCTCATACCTACAGAAAATGGGGCTCTTGAAATTGGTCATGTTCAGGCGCTCCTGATCTTGTCATTGATTAAACTCGGCCAGCAGGACTGGGCGGCAGCTTGGATTCTTGTTGGCCAAGCTGTTAGGAACGCTCAAATTTTAGGGTTGAATAATCCTCCTAGCACAGCTGTTGAGGATAACAAGGCCGCAGGACGGTCCAAGCATGTCTTTCTTGGGTGTTTTCTATTAGAGACGCTAGTCGCTGCTCAAACAGGCCAGGCGCCTTCGTTGCGCAAGAGTGACTTGACAAAGGTTGGTTTGATCAATGAAGATGGTCTTGAAGAATGGCAACCCTGGGAGGATCAGACCGGTCTTCGACCGGTAGAATCATCGCGAGGCTCGTTTCACCGCGGGCCTCTCCACGCACTGAGCACGTTCAACCGGTTATTGTCCCTGATGTGTATTTTGAACGACCTATGCTGTTCGGGCCAAACGTCGACAAACTCGCTATCATATACGGAGGCACTTGAGAGGCAACTGCAGCTTTGGGTCTCTGCGCTTCCTAGAAGCTATCGGGTTGACTTGCAAACAAACTCCAGCAAGCCTGCGTCACCGCACATCTTCGGGCTAGAAATGATGTACGAGGCCGTCGCAACCACCATAAGCGTGCAGCTGGCAGTACAGAAAAATGATAGAAACTTGATGACACGTGCTTCAGATGGTTCTAAGCGGCTTATATCATTACTCCAAGCCTACATGGAGATATTCAGCATTTCAGCAACCTGTCCAACGTTTGGAATGGCTTTGACTTTAGGCCTTCCACATACAGACATTAGGAAAAGTGCACCTTGGGTCTTTGAGGCTGACTCAGGGGTCAAACACAAAGTACAGTCGTTCTCTGCCCATCTCGCAACGGTATGGGTCCATGACAGTCATATTTCTCAAGCAAGATCCGACTCGGCGACGCGGCAGGGTAATTCTTACTGCAGAAGCCCTGCAGCCCAGAACACCCCCGGCAACAACCTACGTGTAACAAACTTGATCGGTGAATCTCGCCCTGTGAACCTTTCAACTCCTGAATCATATTTCTCGCCAACTTGGATGCGAGCATCGACTGCAGATGAAAACGCGGTGTTGTCTCTACCAACACCGACCTCGTCTTTGAGTATTCCGCCTGCACTCGAAGcttcaaacccaaccccTCCTCACATCTCACAACAACATCGGTCTTCAATCTCTGGAAGAACCAATGGCACGCCGATGATATCCGATCTAACGACACCATTCCCTCCCACGGCGCCTCAGTATCAGCAAACGTATAATGATACTGGCTTGAATTTCAATTCGCTGGTCGATATAGAGGGCGCAGGATCTCTACGCCGGCCAAGGATTGCTCCTGATCTCGATGCCTTGTTTGATGAGTTGGCTTCACTGGATGGCACAGACAG GATGGACAACCAACCAGAATTCATGCAAAACTTGGGGTTCGTTCCGGAGGCGGGCATTCCAGAGCTATATCCGTACACAAGTCAACGAGATCCTTTCCTTCTCGCCCCACCGCAACAAACGTTGACATCACCGGAGACAAACACCCTCCGGCGTGAGCCGCAAATAACGAGCGAGTCACTGAATCCCAGATGA
- a CDS encoding putative quinate pathway repressor protein QutR (COG:E;~EggNog:ENOG410PKBA;~InterPro:IPR001381,IPR006151,IPR027417,IPR036291, IPR013708,IPR041121,IPR013785,IPR031322;~PFAM:PF01202,PF08501,PF01487,PF18317;~go_function: GO:0003824 - catalytic activity [Evidence IEA];~go_function: GO:0003855 - 3-dehydroquinate dehydratase activity [Evidence IEA];~go_function: GO:0004764 - shikimate 3-dehydrogenase (NADP+) activity [Evidence IEA];~go_process: GO:0055114 - oxidation-reduction process [Evidence IEA]) — translation MSILVRPPKRRLDDIEGLDQNPRRPSRGFNQNTLGSSTTYSADNGRFDERLESSGEGSRFASPFRELNSGRGSPTHIQDSLQTQRKFAQNASIVLIGIRGTGKSSLAVMLAATYGWRLIEAERYFQQVTGRCRTAYKREYTLPEYRRQEALVMESMLMEHQENCVIVCGSGDVERNGQIRLREYAKTHPVIHIVRDLGSIQSYLKARDTEKVRRFLELSGPIYRACSNFEFFNVSEKGIGDQPLAKDSERYTQWDAEVDQRAMTSTPFLVLKRLQRNFLRFVAFATRNTTQLKNQLSPFPLHMQPIESRKFTYSATVPISCLLERDLDIEELESTADAFELKIDVASTPSAHLGTETNLADSISQIVAVVRRSIIVPLVYHVDSSVFLANQNSETSRRSDTSYLELVQHGLRLAPEFVTVDLSFEDSIISQIISTKGSTRVIGHYAPNHSHPRGWDDPEYLAIYERAKKLGCDMVRLTQPATSIDDNFAVERFRHYLKTLPGPQLPVIAYNSGPLGRQSCCFNPILTPVIPRPLVSESGVKGLPSITIKEAQDALYASFVLDPMQFFVFGANTTYSLSPAMHNAAFKLRGMPHLYRIHQSPTLRGINDLVENPNFGGTSVSLPYKTEVIPLLHSMSPHARAIGAVNTLIPIRDIETSTDNALDMEKSRSGPVKGLHGDNTDWIGICNCIRRGLSPANAVRPSTTGLVIGAGGMARAGIYSMIHLGVQNIFIWNRTVANAEKLAQHYMRLKLNAFGGSGPSRYQIHVLESLQDSWPANYKQPTIVCSGIPAHKIGDQPAPNFQLPPQWIESPTGGVVVDLAYKPLNTPLMRQIRALSHRGWVALDGLDVLPEQGFAQFELFTGCRAPRRLMRTVILQEYKEEEQGEEYDQSAMQTRLQNLDGQPM, via the exons ATGTCCATACTCGTGCGGCCACCTAAGCGCCGCTTAGACGACATCGAAGGTCTGGACCAAAACCCTCGCCGTCCCTCTCGAGGCTTCAACCAAAACACCCTCGGGTCTAGTACTACCTATTCCGCCGACAATGGACGCTTTGACGAACGTCTAGAAAGCTCGGGGGAAGGGTCCAGATTCGCATCGCCGTTCCGAGAATTGAACTCCGGCCGCGGATCGCCCACACACATCCAAGACTCGCTTCAAACCCAGAGGAAATTCGCCCAGAATGCGTCCATCGTTTTGATTGGTATACGGGGAACGGGCAAGTCCAGTCTCGCTGTGATGCTCGCTGCGACTTATGGCTGGCGCCTGATCGAAGCGGAAAGATATTTTCAACAGGTGACGGGGCGCTGTCGGACAGCCTATAAAAGAGAGTACACGCTGCCGGAATACCGCCGGCAAGAGGCCCTTGTTATGGAATCAATGCTCATGGAGCATCAGGAGAACTGCGTCATTGTCTGCGGGTCAGGCGATGTCGAGCGCAACGGCCAGATTCGACTCCGCGAATATGCGAAAACCCACCCTGTTATCCATATAGTTCGGGACTTGGGAAGCATTCAGTCTTATCTGAAGGCCCGCGATACCGAAAAGGTGCGCCGCTTCCTTGAGCTGTCCGGTCCGATCTATCGAGCATGTTCCAACTTCGAATTCTTCAATGTCTCGGAGAAAGGCATCGGGGATCAACCATTAGCCAAGGATAGCGAACGTTATACGCAATGGGACGCCGAGGTGGACCAGCGAGCGATGACATCTACTCCATTCCTAGTGCTTAAACGATTGCAGCGCAATTTCCTTCGGTTTGTCGCGTTTGCTACTCGCAACACCACCCAGCTAAAAAACCAGCTCTCGCCCTTTCCTCTACATATGCAACCGATCGAGTCGCGCAAATTCACGTATTCCGCAACAGTGCCGATATCCTGCCTTTTAGAACGtgacttggatattgaagaaTTGGAGTCTACAGCAGACGCTTTCGAACTGAAAATTGATGTGGCCTCAACGCCGTCTGCCCACCTTGGCACTGAGACAAATCTTGCAGACAGCATCAGCCAGATTGTGGCCGTCGTCCGGCGGAGCATTATCGTGCCTTTAGTGTATCACGTCGATAGCAGTGTGTTCCTGGCAAATCAGAATTCGGAGACATCACGGCGCTCCGACACCTCCTACTTGGAATTGGTGCAACACGGATTACGGTTGGCGCCAGAATTCGTGACAGTTGATCTGTCATTCGAGgatagtattatatctcAGATCATTTCAACCAAAGGGTCTACCAGGGTTATTGGGCATTATGCACCGAACCACTCACATCCCAGAGGTTGGGACGACCCCGAATATCTAGCGATTTATGAACGagcgaagaagcttggatGTGATATGGTTCGCTTGACACAGCCGGCAACATCAATAGATGACAACTTTGCCGTCGAACGTTTTCGCCATTATCTCAAAACCCTCCCTGGACCGCAGCTCCCGGTTATCGCTTATAACTCTGGCCCTCTCGGTCGACAATCCTGCTGTTTCAACCCGATATTGACTCCTGTGATACCTCGACCTTTGGTTTCTGAGTCTGGAGTAAAGGGACTTCCGTCCATCACCATAAAAGAAGCGCAAGATGCTCTCTACGCGTCATTTGTTCTGGATCCGATGCAATTCTTTGTCTTCGGAGCCAACACAACATACAGTCTGTCACCCGCAATGCATAATGCTGCCTTCAAGCTGCGCGGTATGCCACATTTATACAGAATCCACCAGTCGCCGACGTTACGGGGTATCAACGACTTGGTGGAAAATCCGAACTTCGGAGGAACGAGTGTCAGCCTGCCATACAAAACAGAAGTTATCCCCCTCCTTCATTCAATGTCACCCCACGCCCGTGCGATCGGAGCTGTCAACACTCTGATACCCATTCGGGACATAGAGACAAGCACCGATAACGCCTTGGACATGGAGAAGAGCCGGTCAGGCCCTGTCAAAGGTTTACATGGAGACAACACAGACTGGATCGGGATCTGCAATTGCATACGACGAGGGCTTTCCCCAGCGAATGCTGTCCGTCCATCGACGACAGGATTGGTTATAGGAGCCGGTGGAATGGCGCGTGCTGGTATCTACTCAATGATCCATCTAGGGGTGCAAAATATCTTCATCTGGAACCGCACAGTCGCCAATGCCGAAAAGCTAGCGCAACATTATATGCGATTGAAACTCAACGCCTTTGGCGGAAGCGGCCCATCACGCTATCAGATTCACGTCTTGGAGTCGCTGCAGGATAGCTGGCCCGCCAACTACAAGCAGCCAACTATAGTTTGCTCAGGTATTCCGGCGCATAAAATTGGCGACCAACCGGCACCGAACTTCCAGCTACCTCCGCAGTGGATTGAGAGTCCAACAGGTGGCGTGGTCGTTGAT CTCGCATATAAACCACTTAATACCCCGCTTATGCGCCAGATTCGTGCTCTCTCCCATCGTGGTTGGGTAGCGCTCGACGGACTGGACGTCCTTCCCGAGCAAGGATTCGCGCAGTTCGAGCTTTTCACCGGGTGCCGCGCTCCTCGGCGGCTCATGCGAACTGTGATCTTGCAGGAGTacaaggaggaggagcaagGGGAGGAGTATGACCAGAGCGCTATGCAAACTCGGCTTCAGAACCTAGATGGGCAGCCGATGTGA
- a CDS encoding putative cytosolic Cu/Zn superoxide dismutase (COG:S;~EggNog:ENOG410PPE3;~InterPro:IPR036423,IPR024134,IPR001424;~PFAM:PF00080;~SECRETED:SignalP(1-20);~go_function: GO:0046872 - metal ion binding [Evidence IEA];~go_process: GO:0006801 - superoxide metabolic process [Evidence IEA]), whose amino-acid sequence MNLKFLPAAVLGLLVSTTAAQDNNADTTTDTDTNAPVITDNEPLSFHHASLLKKENTTVYGAITITTRRESAAVQVDVSIGGIPEGEYLNYHIHASRVPDDGNCYLTGAHLDPHGRGQEPPCTITAPQTCEVGDLSGKHGPAWAPAGEEFRATYSDFFLANTPGDEAYYGDLSWVVHGSNGDRLTCGNFDGFSGGGFGNWGAQKSKA is encoded by the exons ATGAACCTCAAATTCCTACCAGCCGCCGTCCTCGGCCTCCTGGTCTCAACCACCGCAGCCCAAGACAACAACGCCGACACCACCACTGATACCGACACAAATGCCCCCGTCATAACCGACAACGAGCccctctccttccaccacGCATCCCTGCTCAAGAAGGAAAACACCACCGTCTACGGCGCCATCACAATCACCACGCGCCGCGAGTCCGCCGCTGTCCAGGTCGACGTGTCCATTGGCGGTATCCCCGAGGGTGAATATCTGA ACTACCACATCCACGCCTCCCGCGTCCCCGACGATGGAAACTGCTACCTAACAGGCGCCCATCTCGACCCCCACGGCCGCGGCCAAGAGCCCCCCTGCACCATCACAGCGCCACAGACCTGCGAAGTCGGCGATCTGAGCGGCAAGCATGGCCCCGCGTGGGCGCCTGCAGGCGAGGAGTTCCGCGCGACCTACAGCGATTTCTTCCTGGCGAATACACCTGGCGATGAGGCTTATTATGGTGATTTGTCGTGGGTGGTGCATGGGTCGAATGGGGACCGGTTGACGTGTGGCAATTTTGATGGGTTTTCCGGGGGTGGGTTTGGGAATTGGGGTGCGCAGAAGTCGAAGGCTTAA